tttttaagtatttttttttagttgtagatggacacaatatctttattttatttgctcatttttatgtggtgctggggacagaacccagggccttaagcatgggaggcaagcgctctaccactgagctacaaccccagcccccaaacctcCCTTTTAAAAAAAGAGCTGGTTCTCAGGGGTGCTCACTCTTCAGGTCTCCAGCCATGGCAGCCCCTGGGGCAGAGTGAGAAGTCCTGAAAGTAGAGGTGTGGACAGCATGGAGCCAGGCTGTGGGAGGGAAGGGACAGTGGACACTTCCTGATACCCTCTGGAGCCAGCTGGGTGATGGGCAGTGAACAAGGGCTTCTCTCCACCACCAGGGGTGACATTGCTCTGATCCCAGGTGCGACAAAAGCACACGCCTTGTGGTACACGTGCCAGGCACCGTTTTTCAACACTTACACTGATGTGTCATCCCATGAGTGCTTGACAGTTAAAGAAACCCAGACACAGCAAGGAGTGGCCACTCTGCTTGAGCCACTGCTAAGTAAGGTGCCAGATCCTGGGCTTTCCTTTtccatttctaattttttatttattgttgtggTACTGAACTGTGGACCTGAACCCATGACTTCACCCATGCTAGGCcagtgttctaccgctgagccatacccTCACCCTCCCCAAGATTTCAAagctcacaataaacaaaaaagtGGAAAAATGGTCAtcaatgtctatatatacatctaTGGTTTGCAATTCCAAACATCCTGTTATGCTCTTCTACTTCTTTGTATTTTGGAACACATGGGAGTATTACAGTTGTGGGATACTTCATTCCTACTTAGGAACACTCTCTTCCAGGCGTCTCTATAATATTTCTCCAGCTCAGTCATAAGTGACCATGCACACAGCACCCACTCACTCTTCTCAAGCTGCTGGTTGTTTTCACACAATGACCTAGGCTTTGGGAAGACACAAGGGCAGCTGCCTTTGCCTTGGTGGTAGTGTGTTTTCCTGGGGGAGGGGTAAGCCATAGTCCAGGGGCCACATCCAACTATGATGCTTGTTTTGCTAAGTGTGTCTGCTCTCCTGTTGGCCGAGTAGTTGCAACTGAGGGCATAGCCCACAGAGAAAGGTGTTTAAGGCCTGGCTCCTTCTAGGTCTGACCATGCCTGagttccccctctccctccccttgacCTAGCTTTTACAGTGACCAAGCTCCTGGCATGGAGTTTGCTTCATCATGAAAACAGTCTGCAGAGTGGACATTTATCAAGAATCCTTTATTCACCTTCTCATTTGCATTAGTTATTTTCAGGAATTTCACTTTTCTCTCCCTGTGTTGAAGAAAAGACCTCAGGGAATTAGTGGTGCCTGAGTGAGCTCCCTAGTCCACCTTTGACATGTGACACCTAAGCACTTGATAAGGATGCCTtgcgggatttttttttttttttttggtctaaggATAGTTTTGAAAGCATAAATATCCTTTGGGTCACATCAGTGCAGGATACCAAGTGGGGACCATGGTGGAGGTGTGAGTTCAGCTCACCACTCACTAACTTGTTTATCCTGAACAAACTGCCCATGAGGCCCCTCTGCCTCTGGGGACAAAAGGGCCAAGTACACGGGGGTCTCGGCTCCTTCTTCCGGGCTCTTGGTGGCCGAGGGTCCTGTCATGTCGGTTCTCACCCACCCGGGGCAGCAGGCATTCAGCAGGATCTTGTCTCCTCTCCTCTGTTCACTGAGTTTCCAGGCATAGATTCTGGACAGGACTGTGACACCAATCTTGGACACTCCATAGGCAGAATTGGGCCAGCCTTCTTTTTCGTGCACTCCATTTTTTGCGTCTTCCACAAACTTATTCATGAGCCCCACCAGCTCCTCCTCTGTGATGGTCTCACTTCGAAACTTCTGCTGCAGCTCTGGGCTGCAGCGTTTAAGGTAGACCAGACTCAAAACGCTGGAGACATTTACCACTCTGCCTAAAATACATTCCAAACCATCATACATTCACCTGTGTTAACATGTACCATAAAATCTACATGAGAACAGTGAAGACCAATTATACTGAAATGTTAGAGCAGAAAATTGTCATATGAAAGAGCGCTACCAGTATGAGCTGTAGGAGAAACAGACATGGACTGTCGGGTGGTTGCATAACGAACTTCCATAAAGACCCTCCTGGGATCACAGGGTGCTTGTGAGCACAGAAGTTTCAAGGAAGCTGTACACTCAAGTGTCAACTCTAAGCCACACATCTCCTTGTTGTAAAGGTGGCTGGCTGCCAGTGTGTTCTTAATGAGAGGGGGTCTCCCTGAGTGGAGGAGTACTAGGGCAGTTTTTAGTGGAAGACTAGGAGAGTCTGTGGCATGCACAGCATGAAACACTTTGATGGGGAGATGAAATGAGCCAGGAGGGAGACAGGGGCAGATCACAGCGTCACTGTGAACCATGCTGAGGGCCTGGATTTCTCCTGAAGGAGTCTGGGAGTGCCCGGCACAGATTCAGCTTCAGCAGACACTGTGCAGAGCCCTGGGAAAGTGCATGACTCAAGAAGGGAGGCCTCTCAGGAGGGTTTGCAAGTGTGTGCATGGTCAGCTGAGGGCCCGTTTAGGGCTGGAATGCGGGATTCGGGTGATTCTCAGTGGGCacaatctttttaattttattatttctttttcttcttctttttttgagagagatagatagagagagagagagagagagagaatttttaacactaatttttttagttatcggcgggcacaacctctttgtttgtatgtggtgctgaggatcgaacccgggccgcacgcatgccaggtgagcacactaccgcttgagccacatccccagccccttattatttctttttgatttcAGCAATTGAACCTAAAGGTGcttaactgagccacatccccatccagtTCTTTGAAATTTGAGGCAGGTTCTTCCTATattgcttagagccttggtaatttgctgaagtgggccttgaacttgcaatcctcttgcctcagcttcctgagttggtgGGATTGCAGGGGTGTGCCATGATGCCTAGCTCAGTGGGCACAATCTTAGCACATGGGCATTGCTGATGTGGGGGCAGAGCCTCGTGACCACCAGGGTGGCCATGATGGTGGGTGGCCAGGAAGATTTAGAGGAAAGATGGACATCCTCTGAAAGTGTCAGTTGTAGATTGGGGGTATCAGGAGTTATGGAGGATCAGGAACATCCATGTGTGAGTTGGTCTGGGAGTGTTTTGGGCAGGTGACAGGTTTAGTGGGGCTGTGTCTAGTGAGGTGGTCCTAGTCCATGAGTCTGAATAAGGGTGCACAGAATCGAATTTAGGGCCTTTGTCagtaggaaggaaagaagaaataaagagctGCTCTGAGGAGACCTTTGAACAGACACTTGAGGATACCAAAGAGCCAGGTGCGGCAAGAACAGTGCACAGAGGATTAAGCCACTGGAGAAGGGGGGTGGGGAAGTAGAGCTGCACCTGGCAGGTGGAGGCCCAGCAAGGCAGGGGCACAGCTGCAGCAGGAGAGGCCAGGGGCAAGGAGATGAGACTGTAGGAGGGCAGGGCCAGATCACCCACCCCACTCACCTTGTGGTTTTATGAGGGGGAGTAGCTCTGTGCAGACATCTCGGGTACCAAAAAAGTTTGTTTTCATTGTGACTTCTGCTTGAATATGAAAGGGTGTCGGATCAGCCGCTtttgagaaaaaagagaaaacaataaacagTTGCCTTGGGGTAGAATTTCTCAGAAATAAAAGAGTGCACAGGATATCCCTCCAAGTAAAGTCTTGTGTCTAGTGCAGGGTTGTTCACACTTGAGATCTCCTGGGAAGCGGGTATAGCAGTTGGGGAAGGAATGGGGAAGGGTttcagatagtgacctcattatattgttatattttcttctatatgAACATGTAGCATAAAATCCCATCATCATGTACagctataatgcatcaataaaaaaaaatgtggaaagcgGAAAAAAGTCAATCTCCTAGTTTCATGACATTCTTTGTTTTTGTAGAATGGCACTATTGGGGTAATCTGCGTCATGGGTACTATTTACTATATTGGTGTAATCAATATTTTGCAATTATTTATTTCAAAAGTAGTCAAAAGTCTATTCAACTGCTTTAATGTAAAGTTTTTTGTAAAGAAAACCTAGAAAGGTCCCAGTGAGTCCCAGCCACGCAAACACAATGTCCCTTTGGCTTGCACCTTCTCGGTCTCTGTTTTCCCTATGGCTTCAGTCTGTGCTGTTCTGTTGCTTTCTAGGGAGACTTTCTGGATCCCACAAAGCAGAGGGCACCCGCCCCTGAGCCGCTTGCACAATCGTAGTCCCCCAGGACTACAAGCTTTGCACCCCGACCGACCGCTTACTCTTAAAGGCGATGCCCGCGTTGTTGACCAGCACATCTAGTCCCCCGTACTCCTTGCGTAGAAAGTCGCGCAGGTTGCGGATGCTCTGCTGGTCGTCGATGTCCAGCTGGTGGAAGAGCGGGCTCAGGCCCTCTGCCTGCAGCTGCTGCACTGCTGCCTGGCCCCGCGCCTCGCTGTGCGCCGTGAGCACCACGTCCCCCGAGAACTGGCGACAGAGGTCGCGCACGATGGCAAAGCCAATGCCCTTGTTGCCTCCAGTGACGAGCGCCACGGGGCGACAGGATGACATGGCTGGTGGGCAACGCGGAACACCTGCGCGGAAAGCGGACCTTAGAACCTCTGCACGGCTGGAGCGCAAAAGTGGAGCAACCGCTTTTGCCCGGAACCGCCCGCCCACCACGCAGGCGCAGGCGCAGCCCCGCCCCGCGCAAGGCGTGGCCCGCCTGGAGTCCCCTGGAGTCATCTTAGGTGGTCAAGGACTGGGAGCTGGAGATTAAAGTTGTGCTTTGCAATTTAATCTTTGCAAAACTCGCCTCCTGGTTTTATTGGTGTGTACTTAATGAATTGTTCAACTGTGGTTTCCTTCCGCGGTTAGAGAAATAAACAGTGAAATCCAGTAGCTTTTTGTAGAGGAACATGAGGAGTGTTTTGGGGGAGTCAGAGTGAACCAGGATGTAGGCTGGGGCAGATCACTGGCATCCCTGGGAACCATGCTGAGGGCTTGGACTTTCTCCGAAGGATTTTTGGAGCGGTTTGCCAAGCAGACTGTGTGCAGAGCCCTGGGAAAAGGAAAGGATTCAAGAAGAAAGGCCCTTCTCTTGCCACACAGGCCAGTGGGAGCTGGTGGGTGCTGGCAGGTGCCTACCTGGTAGAGTAGAACCATTGGGATTGGTCATGTGACTACATCTGTACTGACTCCCAGTGCTGGTCTTCTAAGGTTTGCTTtctgtaccaccaagtatctagtTATTCACAATTGTGCTTGAAAGACATGTGGCTTGTGTATGAACTTCCCCTCCCTTTATCTCTGCAATTGAAGTCTTTCAAACTAGAGTTGTGGAATGAACTGAAAGAACAGTCCAGGGCATCAAATTTCTGTTCATTTCACCCTAAGTATATAAAAGCAAAGCTACTCACCTGTCCTTTTTGAGAATGGAGAAGTATTTACTAAATCAGCTGTTACTTTACTATGTATTTGCAAAAATGCCATCCTACCTGGCTCTGAGAGCTGCAGTGTACAGGTGCCTGGGCACATCACagcccttcacacacacacacacatacacacacacacaagcacacacacacaaatcacatGTCAGGATATACTTTTCTTTCCCTATTTTAAGATGAAGGAATGGACTCCTGCTGAGAAAGTTTATAAGTTGGTTAAGTGATTCGAATGAATTTTCCTCATCCCTTGGAACTTACAACTAGGGAAGAGGGGACTAGATCAAGTTTCATTTCTGTCCTgtcccatagatatccacagtggCTATTTATATCTAAGTTGAAATTGATGTACAATTAATGCAAGTTATACTTAATGCAAACTTAATTTTGCAATTAATGTGAAATTTCTGTTTTGGGCTAGAGTTGTGACACAGGGGTACAGCACTTGCCCACCATGtattaggcactgggttcgatccttagcaccacataaaaataaaataaagatattgtgtccacctataactaaaaaataaatattaaagaaaaaaaatctgattttttaGCTGGgcgccacacctgtaatcccagtggtgcaacaggctgagacaggaagatcatgagtttgatgccagcctcagtaaaaagcaaggcgctaagcaactcagtgagaccctatctttaaataaaatacaaaatagggctggggatgtggctcagtgattatgtgcccctgaattcaatcctggatacaaaaaaaatgtaaagaaaaaaatttctttttcagggctggggatgtggctcaagcggtagcgcactcgcctggcatgcgtgcggcccgggttcgattctcagcaccacatacagacaaagatgttgtgtccgccaaatactaaaaaaaaataaataaatattaaaattctctctctctctccctctttctcactctttctttaaaaaaaaaaatttctttttcaatttcaattacCACATTTGAAGTGCTCAAGATTCACACATCTGTGACCATGGTATTGGGCAGTGCAATGCTAAGGTATTTTCATCATTGCAAAAGAGACTTTTGTACAAAGCTGCTTTACACAGATTCTGATTATGTTGCCATTTCAAAGTGACTTTCCTGGCAGTTGATTTAACAACAAGTTGAAGAACCTTGCTTTTTTcaatggattttttaaattaaggtAATAATAAAATCACAAGCAGTggtaaaaaaacaagagaaatctTACTGCCACTTCCGCAGTTTCCCTCAGTCTGCAAACTCTAGTATGATATCACACATATATTGACATGAAAaggatgacaagtcatttttggagTTCTTCTGTTTTGTGTCCTTACTCATGGGTGTACAGTTACTTCTGTATGATTTCATCACATGTGTAGATTGTACAGGGCTCCTGCCCAAGACACAGCGTTTCCAGGAGCAGAAGGGCGACTATTGTTGCTGTTGTATAACCAAACTCTTCGCTCTTGCTCCCAAACCCAGTCTATCCCCTATCAATCAAGCATCTGCTTCCCTTTTCTCCAGGTTGTTGGAAACTTGTTACACAGATGAAGCCTAGGATATGTAACCCTCTGGGTTGTCTTTTTCACTTGGCTAATGAAGTGGCTTTGTGTGTTCTCCTTCACCCGAGTGTAGGTGTGGTCTGTGGTTGGGTGGCCTTTCCTCTCCTGCTTTCTTCTGTAGGTGTGGTGAGCCAGTGTAGGAGGGCGTGGGTTAAGGACGTGGGTTGAGTTAGAGTGGGTAGGAGGGCCACTCGCTGATGGCTGGTGGTGCAGGAGCTTGGAAAAGAGAGCACCTGCTGATTAAAAAGGCAGTGCCTGAGAGAGGGCCCTGGATCACGATTTTCAGGCTGGTTTGTTTGTGCTTTCAGAACTGGTCCTCACACAAGAGTTGACAGTTCAATGGGGCTAAATGCTCCAGAAAATTCAGTATAGGAACCATCAAGTATTAATAAGTCGTTGCTGTTACATCAGCCCTGTTTTTCTCATTGCCAATTGCTGGGGCAACATTGGCAAAAGAGAAAGAGCTTGTTTACTTGGGTGTGGTGCAGGGTTGACCCAGTCTTAAGTCCTGCCACTCCCGCAGTAGGGCTTAGGGAAGTTTACGAGATAAACAAGAGGGTGGTTCGACAAAAGGGCATATATGGCTGGAGTTGAAGTAATCTCTGCTCTGACTATGCATTATCAACCTTTATGTCTCTTCATGGGATATATGTTCAGATAATGGCATTAGCAGGAGTGGAGGGTGCAGTGTGGATTTCCCATTGTCAAAATAAAGTTAGGAGAGGTGGTACAGTCCTGAAATCCTTGTGAATCCAGAAGCTGAggtgctgaagcaggaggatggcaagttccaggcTGGTCTCAGCAATTTACCAAGAAGTTGTCtcatgggctgaggatgtggctcaagcggtagctcgctcgcctggcatgcgtgcggccagggtttgatcctcagccccacgtacaaacaaagatctaaaaaataaatattaaagatgttgtttcatgataaaaaaaaataagaagggctaggtaaagcacccctgggatcaatctccagtgcaaaaagaaaaaagaaagaaagaatcccCAATGGACCCTTGCATAGGCCCAAGTGAAGAGCCAATGCTTTCACATAGGCAGCCTTTAAGTCCCTGGAGGGAAACCTCAGCCACTATTTTCATTATAGGCTGCTCTTAAAAGGTCCCAGCTACCGCAAAGTGGGAGACTAACAACATATGCCGAGCTGTGTGACCTCCAAAATGATTCCCCCCTTTTTTGTGCCACACCGAGGACttagcccaggggcactttaccactgactacatctccagccatttttatcttttattttgaggcaaggtctcctTAATTCAcctaggctggttttgaacttgtgattctcctgtctgagcctcccccattgctgggaatacaggcatacgCTACTAAGCCTGGCAGAACTCatgattttcaaggtctactAAAAGCAAGAAACTAAAAGTGTGTGAAGGTGGAGATTTTATGTGGGTTTTCTTTTTGGTTTCATTAGTATATGAAAAAGGTTGCATCAAGAGTTAGTGGGGCAATGGAAGGATCATTCAAAATCATTGCTAAGGCAAGGGAGCAATGATTGAGGGGGAAAAGTAGACACTGAAATAATCACTAAATAATTTCCAAAGACAGAGAACGAAACTGATTTATTAATGCAACCATAAAATAACTATAGAAATACATAACATTTATCCCTTCAAcctgggaaaagcactttataaGGATAATTATAGGAGAGGACTCATGAAGGACTGACAGAGCTAACTATGGAAAACTTCAAGCATTTGTTTTTAGAAAGCATGGTATTTAAAAACCTGAAAATTAATCTCTATTTGAAGGATTTTGCATCCTTTTTTCCTTTGTGGCATTTGAATCTTggatatttttttcctctcaattatttttatatattttttctttctaattttggttatgtatattattattattattattattattattattattattattattttaatatttatttttttcattttgggtggacacagcatctttattttttatttttttaatgtggtgctgaggatcgaacccagtacctcatgcttgccaggcgagcgtgctaccacttgagccatatccccacccttgtattttattattatcatgtttttcttttgctttgtttttctttttcccatgcTGTGGTTGGAACCCAGGGTCTGTCCCACCCCTGAGCTATGTCCCGAGCTCTGGGTCTGGGTTCTCGTTTGTTTGTTGGGCCACCCCAGCACAaagcactttgtccaaacgtctgAGAAATAAACCCAAGGAGCAGGGTGAGGTTCTGGACCTTCCTTCTTCCTGCCGTTGGCTAAGTTGGGAGACATGCGTGGGTGGTGAGAGTCAGAGTTGTGGGATCTTGGCTCCTGTGTGGAGAGAGACTttcatcccatctatcaacttgtGGAGTAAATTGACATCTTTACTATCTATtggtttaaaacaattttttaatttgtcttaAAGAACATACTTTCATGGTGTCTGTGAAAACATGCTGGAAAAGACTATTGCTGAATCCTAAATCATGACGCTCTCGGGCCTTTCCTTGCCTGACTTGTCCATACCAGCACCAACATCTTTCTTGGGAGTGCCCTGTGTGTCACAGAGGATCCACGTGTGGTGGTCAGGccagcttttccacagtgttactCAGTTTCATCTCAAACTTTAATTAGATCTTTCTTTGCATGGAGGCCTGCCTCCATCCTGAGCATATGGACTTGAATAATTTTGGACCTTGCTGTGCGGTTAACATACCTTGTCTTTCTGGTATATTGCCCGTAAGGTTTGTTCACATTGTCCCCACCCCCCCTCC
Above is a genomic segment from Callospermophilus lateralis isolate mCalLat2 unplaced genomic scaffold, mCalLat2.hap1 Scaffold_94, whole genome shotgun sequence containing:
- the LOC143641291 gene encoding carbonyl reductase [NADPH] 1-like, coding for MSSCRPVALVTGGNKGIGFAIVRDLCRQFSGDVVLTAHSEARGQAAVQQLQAEGLSPLFHQLDIDDQQSIRNLRDFLRKEYGGLDVLVNNAGIAFKTADPTPFHIQAEVTMKTNFFGTRDVCTELLPLIKPQGRVVNVSSVLSLVYLKRCSPELQQKFRSETITEEELVGLMNKFVEDAKNGVHEKEGWPNSAYGVSKIGVTVLSRIYAWKLSEQRRGDKILLNACCPGWVRTDMTGPSATKSPEEGAETPVYLALLSPEAEGPHGQFVQDKQVSEW